GGGTGGTGGACAAAAGCTCCGTTAAAGTTGACGATTGGTGTCGTCAAACCAAGCTGTTGGTAATATACTTCACTAGCTCGGTAAGGTCGTCCAGTCGCAATCATGACATGATGTCCTTGTGACACAGCTGTGCGAAGTGTCTGTTCTGTTTTGGCTGAAATCACTTTTTCATCCGTTAATAATGTTCCATCTAAGTCTACTACTATCAAATGTGGTTTCAAGAAATCCTCTCCTATTACTGCTTTTACTATCAGAGTGTTATGTCTTTATAGTTTATCGTTAACCGTGTAAGTAAGTCAAAAGAATGAGCAATAAGGCGAAGGTTTTGTCTTATTTGGTATATGTTGTTATTCTAACATAACAGTAAATGATTGTAGGAAAAGAGGAAACGTCATGATTATTCGTTCAGAAAAATGGCAAGAGATCCCGGTACTTCACATCGTAGAAGAGTCAAAAGAGAAAGAACATATTCCTGTTGTACTATTTTTTCATGGATTCACTAGTGCGAAAGAACATAATTTACATTACGCATATAATCTAGCGAAACAAGGAATTCGAGTACTATTACCTGAAGCAAAACTGCACGGTGAACGCTCGGAATCAGTAGATGAATTTCAATTAGCATTAAGTTTTTGGGATATCGTATTGACTTCTATTAAAGAAGCAGATGTTTTACATGATGAACTATATGAAAAACAATTGATCGGTGATGATACACCCATTGGCATGGGGGGCACTTCAATGGGTGGAATCACGACATTCGGCTGTCTGGCGAATTACGATTGGATCGACGCAGCTTCCGTCATGATGGGCTCACCTGCATTCACGCGCCTAGCCAAAGGACAAATTTCTTACGCAGAGCGTGGCGGTAAGGAGATTCCCGTGTCTCAAGAAGAACGCGAGCAACTATTCGCAGCCCTTGACCAAGTGGATCTATCGCAAAATCCAGGCAGACTGCATCAGCGTCCACTCTTCATGTGGCACGGGGAACAAGATACGATGGTGCCGTTCGCGTTGACGAAAGAGTTTTACGAAGAAATACAAGAGGATTATGAAGATCAGCCGGAGCTATTGAAATGGATGCCTAATGAACAGGCGGGGCACGCTGTTTCACGTCCAGGGATGCTGGCAGCAGTCGATTGGCTTGCACTGCATTTGCGTGCAAGGTAGTATGTTGGTAAGATAAGATTACTACACAGCAGAGAGGAGCATTTCGATGAACACAGAAGAAGAGATCAAACAGTATTTATTTGGTGCATTGGAAAACGTCATCGACCCTGAATTGGGTATTGATATCGTCAATCTTGGATTGGTGTACAATGCGGAGTTGCTTGACGAAGGAGTCGCAAAAATTACAATGACCCTGACGTCAATGGGTTGCCCAATGGGTCCACAGATTGTAGCGAATATTGAGCAGGAGCTAATGGAACTTCCAGAGGTGAAGGATACAGTGGTAGATATCATTTGGAATCCACCATGGTCCCGCGAAAAGATGTCACGTTATGCCAAGATTGCCCTAGGCGTACGTTAATTTATCATACAAACCACATCGTTTTAATACGGTGTGGTTTTTTTAATGGAAAGGGTCGGCTGTTGGGCGGTTGGGCTGTTGGGATAGGGATTGGCGCTTCGGAGGGGACGCTTTTGAGGGCTCGCGGTGAGCCAACCAGGTCGCGAGCTCCCTATTGGTTGTCTCACCTGTCGAGCTGATCCTCTAGGAGTCGCCCCTCCTACGCGCCAATCCCTTACAAGTTGAGTGGGTGACACTTTCTGTTATTCAGTGAAAGTTGGCTTGTAATCGTTTTATAACTTGGACTCTTTAAACTTGAACTAATGGAACCACAACAATGGCTCACTTCCTATCTGCAGTATGTAATTTTGTTACCTTAACTGTAACATGGTGTGGTTTTTCAAGTGGAACGGGACGGCTGACGGGCTGTTGGGATGGGGATTGGCGCTTCAGAGGGGACGCGTTTGAGGGCTCGCGGTGAGCCAACCAGGTCGCGAGCTCCCTATTGGTTGTCTCACCTGTCGAGCTGATCCTCTAGGAGTCGCCCCTCCTACGCGCCAATCCTTTACAATCTGAGTGGGTGATATTTTTCTGTTATTCAGTGAAATTTGGCTTGTAATCGTTTTGTAAATTGACTATCTTTTAACTTGAACTAATAGAAACTACAACAATCATTCACTTCCTATCTGCAGTATGTAATCTTGTTATCTTAACTTTGTATCTAGGATTGCAACGGAAGCTGGTGGCGACTCCTGGAGGATCAGCGAAAGCCGTAGCGAAGGACGGCTTTTGCGAGTAAAAGCGAAGCGTTAGGAGCATGCACTTTTGTAGGCTGCTTTTGAGCAAGGCCACGCCCTCAGGAAAGCGTCCACCAGCTGGAGTTGTAATCCCATTATGGTCAGTAATTATCCTTAGCAAATATCTGCAACTTCTATAACAATATATAGATTTAAAAAAGGAAATGCAGGATTTTGTCGAATAGGAATAGGGTAGCGTCAAACAGAATGTTCTAGGGGGAATGGGAAATGTCAGTTAAAACAGCAGACCTTTGCGATGACTTCATCGACGAACTGCAAGTATGCACAGTAGAGTTTAAATCCTACGGAAAGCACAAAAGATTCTCGGGGCCGATCTCGACAGTGAAAGTCTTTGAAGACAACGTACTCGTCAAAGAAGCACTGCAAACGATTCCACAAGGCCATGTATTGGTTGTAGACGGTGGAGGATCAAAGCGCTGCGCACTCATGGGGGACATGCTCGGCGAAATCGCACAAGACCGTAAACTTGCGGGCGTCATTATCTATGGCTGTGCACGCGACACAGCGGATCTTGGCACGCAGGAAATCGGTGTCATGGCGATCGGTAGCATGCCGGTCAAAAGTATCAAACGTGGCGAAGGACAAAAAGACGAGGTGCTTCATTTCGGAAATGTGGAATGGACACCAGGCCACTATGTCTACGCAGACGAAGATGGGGTAGTCGTTGCGCCTCGCCAACTAGTGTAATACACGTCGCTCGCATAATTGCGAGCGGCTTTTTCTATCTAAAAATAGTTGGCTAATTCGAGTGTTAATCTTTTACTTTACCCAAAAGATATACTATAATTTAATTAATCAAAGATAGTCAAAGTCAAATAAATGAAAGGCGGATGTATATGCGCATGGATGGAATGCAAGAAGATCAGCGTTCACCATTAGAGCAATTCGGTCGTAATCTTGTGGAAGAAGTGAAAAACGGGAAAATGGATCCGGTTATTGGCCGGGATGAAGAAATTCGAAATGTCATCCGAATACTATCAAGAAAAACAAAAAATAATCCAGTTCTCATCGGGGAGCCGGGAGTCGGTAAAACTGCGATTGTGGAAGGTTTGGCACAGCGTATTGTAAAAGGTGACGTGCCGGAAGGGTTGAAAGACCGCCAAATTTTCGAACTGGATATGAGTGCGCTGATTGCGGGTGCAAAGTATCGTGGAGAGTTTGAAGAGCGTCTGAAAGGTGTTTTGAAACAAGTAAAAGATAGCGATGGTGAAATCATCATGTTCATTGATGAGATTCATACGATCGTTGGAGCTGGGAAAACAGAAGGTGCGATGGACGCAGGGAATATGTTGAAGCCGATGTTGGCGCGCGGTGAATTGTACTGTATTGGTGCGACTACACTCGATGAGTACCGAATGTATATCGAAAAAGATGCGGCACTGGAAAGACGATTCCAGCAAGTGATGGTACGTGAGCCGTCTGTTGAAGATACGGTGTCGATTTTGCGTGGATTAAAAGAACGCTTTGAATTGCACCACGGTGTGCGTATTCATGACCGTGCAATTGTTGCGGCCGCAACTTTATCAGATCGATATTTAACGGAACGCTTCATGCCGGACAAAGCAATCGATTTAATTGATGAAGCGAGCGCCATGATTCGTACGGAAATCGATTCGATGCCATCTGAATTGGATGCGGTGACTCGTAGAATTATGCAACTCGAGATTGAAGAGCAAGCATTGCGTAAAGAGAAAGATACGATGAGTCAGTCGCGTCTACAGACTTTGCGAGAAGAGCTACAAGACTTGAAAGATTCTTCACAAGGTATGCGAGAACAGTGGGATCAAGAAAAAGCGGCATTGAAAACGATTCAAAGCACACGTGAAGAGCTGGATCGCTACCGTAGAGAACTTGAGGAAGCGCAAGGCAGTTTTGATTTGAATAAAGCTGCTGAATTACAGTATGGTAAAATTCCAGCATTGGAAAAAGAATTGAAAGCATTGGAAAGTCCATTAGAAGGAACAAAAGATTTACGTCTTTTACGTGAAGAAGTGACGGAAGAAGAGATTGCTTCCATCGTGGCTCGCTGGACAGGTATTCCGGTAACAAAACTGGTTGAAGGAGAGCGTGAGAAGTTATTGCGTTTGCATGAAACATTGAAAGAACGCGTCATTGGACAAGACAATGCAGTCCAACTCGTCACAGAAGCTGTCTGGCGTGCGCGTGCTGGGATTCAAGATCCGAACAAGCCTATTGGATCGTTCCTATTCCTTGGGCCGACTGGCGTAGGGAAGACAGAGCTTGCGAAAACATTGGCTGCGACGTTATTTGATTCGGAAGACCACTTTGTACGAATCGATA
This window of the Sporosarcina ureae genome carries:
- a CDS encoding prolyl oligopeptidase family serine peptidase, with amino-acid sequence MIIRSEKWQEIPVLHIVEESKEKEHIPVVLFFHGFTSAKEHNLHYAYNLAKQGIRVLLPEAKLHGERSESVDEFQLALSFWDIVLTSIKEADVLHDELYEKQLIGDDTPIGMGGTSMGGITTFGCLANYDWIDAASVMMGSPAFTRLAKGQISYAERGGKEIPVSQEEREQLFAALDQVDLSQNPGRLHQRPLFMWHGEQDTMVPFALTKEFYEEIQEDYEDQPELLKWMPNEQAGHAVSRPGMLAAVDWLALHLRAR
- a CDS encoding metal-sulfur cluster assembly factor, translating into MNTEEEIKQYLFGALENVIDPELGIDIVNLGLVYNAELLDEGVAKITMTLTSMGCPMGPQIVANIEQELMELPEVKDTVVDIIWNPPWSREKMSRYAKIALGVR
- the rraA gene encoding ribonuclease E activity regulator RraA, whose amino-acid sequence is MSVKTADLCDDFIDELQVCTVEFKSYGKHKRFSGPISTVKVFEDNVLVKEALQTIPQGHVLVVDGGGSKRCALMGDMLGEIAQDRKLAGVIIYGCARDTADLGTQEIGVMAIGSMPVKSIKRGEGQKDEVLHFGNVEWTPGHYVYADEDGVVVAPRQLV
- a CDS encoding AAA family ATPase → MDGMQEDQRSPLEQFGRNLVEEVKNGKMDPVIGRDEEIRNVIRILSRKTKNNPVLIGEPGVGKTAIVEGLAQRIVKGDVPEGLKDRQIFELDMSALIAGAKYRGEFEERLKGVLKQVKDSDGEIIMFIDEIHTIVGAGKTEGAMDAGNMLKPMLARGELYCIGATTLDEYRMYIEKDAALERRFQQVMVREPSVEDTVSILRGLKERFELHHGVRIHDRAIVAAATLSDRYLTERFMPDKAIDLIDEASAMIRTEIDSMPSELDAVTRRIMQLEIEEQALRKEKDTMSQSRLQTLREELQDLKDSSQGMREQWDQEKAALKTIQSTREELDRYRRELEEAQGSFDLNKAAELQYGKIPALEKELKALESPLEGTKDLRLLREEVTEEEIASIVARWTGIPVTKLVEGEREKLLRLHETLKERVIGQDNAVQLVTEAVWRARAGIQDPNKPIGSFLFLGPTGVGKTELAKTLAATLFDSEDHFVRIDMSEYMEKHSVSRLVGAPPGYIGYEEGGQLTEAVRRNPYAVVLLDEIEKAHPDVANILLQILDDGRITDSQGRLVNFTNTVIIMTSNIGSAYLLENELDDSEHAKEDLIMAALRSHFKPELLNRMDDIIIFHSLTTDSFKAITDKMLGDLVERLEEQDVVLVYDDDVLDWIVREGADADFGARPLKRFIQRHVETKVAKEVIRGGLVEGQQIKLSMQEGELVVEVIR